The DNA window GTGCCGCCAGCACCGGCGCGGCCAGCAGCACCTGAACGAGCCGCAGCTGCCTCTCCCGCTCCTCGCCGGCGGCGACGGAGGGATGCAGCAGGCGCTCGCAGGCGTCCTTCAACCGAAGGGGCAGGTCTGCTTTCTGGGACGCTCTCGTGTTCAACTCGACGCGCTCTATTCTTGTCCGCTTGTCGGGGCTCTCGTTCTTGGCCGACCCTCGCACCCACCGTTTAAGGAATGGATAAACGCCTGCCCGGCAGGGGGCTCATCGGCGCCTGTATGCGGGTTTTCCGCAGCCTCGATTACGGTCATGGTTAACAAACGGTCGCCGGATCCAGGCTTCTCCGGGAGCGGGAAAACAACCGTCGGCGAGAGCCTTGGCGCTGTTTTTTCCAGCATTTTCAATCGGATGAATGGTTAGGGTGCCGTTGCTGTAATCCCACGGTGTTGAAGAAAACTTGATTCGAAGGCTTTCACTCCGGCTTTCTTTGCGTGTTCGCCGAAAATTTTAGGCAAATTTGAAGGGCTTCCATGGCTTTGAAGGCGGGTACCGAGTGGAACTTTCGAGGACACGAGGAAAAATGGGGCTGCTTGTTCGTTCCGTCGCAGGATTGTCGCTCCTGTTCCTGGTTCTGCCGATCGACCTGAGCGGCGAAACGGCAAAGGAAGGAGAGGCCCGTCCGCCGCAGGCGCTTTCCGCAGCCCGCGATACGCCCGCCGGCCTCACCTCCATCTGCGAGCGCCGGCCCGACATATGCGCGACGGCGACGGTGGTGTTCGCCGCGATTGCCGCTCAAGCCAGGGAGGGCGTGCGGCTTGCCCAGTCCTTGATCGAGGAGGCGGCGCACGATGCCGAGCCTGCCCACATCCTCCCCCGCGAACCCGTTCCCGCCGAGAAAGGCGTTCCGGCCGCGCGGTGATCCCGGGCGGCCAAATCGGGATTTCCCCGTGACGCAGCGGACCCGAGCCACTATATGCGGGCCATGATCACGAGCATCGATACCATTCGGGACGACTTCGCCTTCCTGGACGACTGGGAGGAGCGCTACCGCTACATCATCGAGCTCGGCAGCGACCTGCCGGCCTATCCCGATACCGCCCGCGACGATCAGCACAAGGTGCGCGGTTGCGTGAGCCAGGTCTGGCTCCTGACGCGGATCGGCGAAGGGCCGGATCCGGTGATCACCTTCCAGGGTGATTCGGACGCGCACATCGTGCGCGGGCTGGTCGCCATCATGCTCGCGCTCTTCAGCGGCAGGCGGGCAAGCGAGATCCTCGAAACCGATGCGGAGCAGACGATGCGCGCGCTCGGCCTCGACGAGCATCTGACGCCGCAGCGCGCAAACGGGCTGCGCGCCATGATCCAGCGCATGAAGGAGGAAGCAGGTGCGGCGATGAGCGCGGCCTGATCCGGGCCGCGCCGTTCGGGTCAGCGCAGCGACGGCCGGTACCCTTCCGCACCCCAGTGGAGGATCGTGCGGCGCCGGGCGCGGGGCTGCGGCTCGTAGTGGCGGCAGAGCGCTCCGAGCGCCGCCTTCAGCACCACTTTCGCCGAACGCGCCGGCCATGCGCGCTCCATCTCCACCTTCTCGAGCCCTTTCAGGAAACAGCAGACATCGATGAGGACGCCGGCCAGTTCCGGCCCCACCGCAGTAAGTGCGTCGTCCACCCGCCGGCGCGCCGCGAGCGCGGCGTCCGTAAGATCCGCGATACCGTTCTCGCTGCTGCCGCG is part of the Chelativorans sp. AA-79 genome and encodes:
- a CDS encoding DUF5330 domain-containing protein, giving the protein MGLLVRSVAGLSLLFLVLPIDLSGETAKEGEARPPQALSAARDTPAGLTSICERRPDICATATVVFAAIAAQAREGVRLAQSLIEEAAHDAEPAHILPREPVPAEKGVPAAR
- a CDS encoding SufE family protein — protein: MITSIDTIRDDFAFLDDWEERYRYIIELGSDLPAYPDTARDDQHKVRGCVSQVWLLTRIGEGPDPVITFQGDSDAHIVRGLVAIMLALFSGRRASEILETDAEQTMRALGLDEHLTPQRANGLRAMIQRMKEEAGAAMSAA